One window from the genome of Streptomyces sp. NBC_01476 encodes:
- a CDS encoding DUF6303 family protein — MPVRLIHPLRAHMITSWDGTEWQVFVALPDESRWPHVPFPITAGVSSPAARNAALESLGYAPIADDHHTWEWMETTFEGDPDGTVSLIATTTVTPNTPDD, encoded by the coding sequence ATGCCCGTGCGTCTGATCCACCCGCTCCGCGCCCACATGATCACGTCCTGGGACGGCACCGAATGGCAGGTCTTCGTCGCCCTCCCCGACGAATCCCGATGGCCGCACGTCCCGTTCCCCATCACCGCCGGAGTCTCCAGCCCCGCAGCTCGGAACGCCGCCCTCGAATCGCTCGGCTACGCCCCGATCGCCGACGACCACCACACCTGGGAGTGGATGGAAACCACCTTCGAGGGTGACCCCGACGGCACCGTCTCCCTGATCGCCACCACCACCGTCACGCCCAACACCCCGGACGACTGA
- a CDS encoding tyrosine-type recombinase/integrase — protein MLTYDVKIWSIRKRPNRANPYQLRWKVGPQPHSKSYRVKEQADGRRTELLNALRDREQFDVTSGLPASEFRRLQSPTWYAHASGYARMKWPSASAKHRAGIAEALATITPVLVRDTRGAPARGALRIALYAWAFRFVRDEGYGQLKPRYQMEEPQAEIAAALDWMSRKSVDMAELDRAATLRTALDALSLRQDGAKAAETTIHRKYTVFSNALRYAVECEVLAAFPLSKVDWQPPDTDDEIDFRYVPNPRQARSLIAAVREQGPRGEHLEAFFGCLYYAAMRPGEVAALSEADCVLPAPPADGGPETKWGELVLAESRPEVGAGWTDDGRSYEQRGLKRRARKATRSVPVPPVLVTLLRSHGANYGTAPDGRLFRAAGGGRVRSTEYADLWKAARQKALSPEEAATPLAEVPYSLRHAGVSLWLSSGVEATEVARRAGHSVAVLYRFYAKVITGRRHQDNERIAQALAEDAG, from the coding sequence ATGCTCACCTATGACGTGAAGATCTGGAGTATCCGCAAGCGTCCCAATCGGGCCAACCCCTATCAACTCCGCTGGAAAGTCGGTCCCCAGCCCCACTCCAAGAGCTACCGGGTGAAGGAACAGGCCGACGGCCGACGAACGGAACTTCTGAACGCGCTCCGCGACCGTGAGCAGTTCGACGTGACCTCGGGGCTGCCCGCGTCGGAGTTCCGCCGGTTGCAGTCACCGACCTGGTATGCGCACGCGAGCGGTTACGCCCGGATGAAGTGGCCGAGCGCCTCGGCCAAGCACCGGGCGGGCATCGCGGAAGCTCTCGCAACCATCACGCCGGTCCTCGTCCGTGACACCCGCGGCGCCCCCGCCCGAGGCGCGCTGCGGATCGCGCTCTATGCGTGGGCCTTCCGCTTCGTGCGGGACGAAGGCTATGGTCAACTAAAGCCGCGGTATCAGATGGAGGAACCGCAGGCCGAGATCGCCGCCGCCTTGGACTGGATGAGTCGGAAGTCGGTTGACATGGCGGAACTCGATCGGGCTGCGACATTACGTACCGCCTTGGATGCCCTGTCGCTCCGGCAGGACGGTGCCAAGGCCGCCGAGACCACCATCCACCGCAAGTACACGGTGTTCAGCAACGCGCTCCGCTACGCGGTCGAATGCGAGGTCTTGGCCGCGTTCCCGCTCAGCAAGGTGGATTGGCAGCCCCCGGACACGGACGACGAGATCGATTTCCGTTACGTCCCCAACCCCCGACAGGCTCGAAGTCTGATCGCTGCCGTTCGCGAGCAGGGGCCGCGCGGTGAGCACCTGGAAGCGTTCTTCGGCTGCCTCTACTACGCCGCGATGCGGCCCGGAGAAGTGGCGGCGCTCAGTGAGGCTGACTGTGTGCTGCCAGCTCCGCCTGCCGACGGCGGCCCCGAGACCAAATGGGGTGAACTCGTCCTCGCCGAGAGCCGCCCCGAGGTCGGTGCGGGGTGGACGGACGACGGACGCTCCTACGAACAGCGGGGCCTCAAGCGGCGAGCCCGCAAGGCCACTCGCTCCGTACCGGTCCCGCCCGTACTTGTGACTCTGCTCCGGTCGCACGGGGCGAACTACGGCACCGCACCCGACGGCCGCCTCTTCCGCGCGGCGGGCGGTGGCCGGGTCCGCTCCACCGAGTACGCCGACCTCTGGAAGGCGGCCCGCCAGAAGGCCCTCTCCCCGGAGGAAGCAGCCACACCCCTCGCCGAGGTCCCGTACTCCCTCCGCCACGCGGGCGTCTCCCTCTGGCTCAGCTCCGGTGTTGAAGCCACCGAGGTAGCCCGCCGCGCCGGCCACAGCGTTGCCGTCCTCTACCGCTTCTACGCGAAGGTCATCACCGGCCGCCGGCATCAGGACAACGAACGCATCGCCCAAGCTCTCGCGGAAGACGCTGGATGA
- a CDS encoding trypsin-like peptidase domain-containing protein — translation MSTENEAGSSLPAAESAAGAHEGAARDGAPAAPVPSAPPVPPAAPDAPPADAVSSGPSTASSEAPRTEVLPAQEPPAGAGYVTTSPAPVQAPPPVGPPSPYGAPPSALASGGTSPYEPPRPASSPYEAPKPAPSAYEAPSSASPSAPYDAPSSASYDAPSPYEAPRSAYGSEAVSQGPSEQSGPADPFAVPVVPAYAAPHAQPGGEGFGGGLGGSGWGAQFPPAPPEGGRRRRGTGVLIAAVVVAALVAGGVGGAIGYNAAKDNDTGGSTTVSAPKDAAALNRAPTSVAGIASTALPSVVTIKASGSQESGTGTGFVYDTQGHILTNNHVVAPAADGGKLTVTFSNGNTYDAQVIGRAQGYDVAVVKLKNPHGVKLTPLPLGNSDNAAVGDATIAIGAPFGLSGTVTTGIVSAVHRPVASSDGQGSTSSYMSAIQTDASINPGNSGGPLLNANGAVIGINSAIQPGGASEPGAQGGSVGLGFAIPINQAKRVANQLIKTGRPVYPVIGVSLDTQYEGDGAKIADDTATGVTPGGPGAQAGLKPNDIITTFDNTLIDSGQTLIGEIWQHQPGDKVNLTYTRNGTTHTTTVTLGSRTGDTDN, via the coding sequence GTGAGCACCGAGAACGAAGCCGGGTCGTCGCTGCCGGCTGCGGAGTCGGCGGCGGGCGCACACGAAGGTGCCGCGCGCGACGGTGCCCCGGCCGCCCCCGTGCCCTCCGCTCCCCCGGTTCCGCCGGCCGCGCCCGACGCGCCGCCCGCGGACGCCGTCTCTTCGGGTCCCTCCACCGCGTCGTCCGAGGCCCCGCGGACCGAGGTGCTGCCGGCGCAGGAGCCGCCGGCCGGCGCCGGGTACGTGACGACCTCTCCCGCACCGGTCCAGGCGCCGCCGCCGGTCGGCCCGCCGTCTCCGTACGGGGCGCCGCCGAGCGCGCTGGCGTCGGGCGGGACCTCGCCGTACGAGCCGCCGCGGCCTGCGTCGTCGCCGTACGAGGCGCCGAAGCCGGCGCCTTCCGCGTACGAGGCGCCCTCCTCCGCGTCGCCCTCCGCGCCCTATGACGCGCCGTCCTCCGCGTCCTATGACGCGCCGTCGCCTTATGAGGCGCCGCGGTCGGCGTACGGGTCGGAGGCGGTAAGCCAGGGACCGTCGGAGCAGAGTGGCCCGGCGGACCCCTTCGCGGTGCCGGTGGTGCCGGCGTATGCGGCCCCGCACGCCCAGCCCGGTGGTGAGGGTTTCGGTGGTGGTTTGGGTGGGTCGGGGTGGGGGGCGCAGTTCCCGCCGGCGCCGCCGGAGGGCGGGCGCAGGCGGCGTGGGACGGGTGTGCTGATCGCGGCGGTGGTGGTGGCGGCGCTGGTGGCGGGCGGGGTCGGCGGGGCGATCGGGTACAACGCCGCGAAGGACAACGACACCGGCGGGTCGACGACCGTGTCCGCACCGAAGGACGCCGCGGCCCTGAACCGGGCACCCACCTCGGTGGCCGGCATCGCCAGCACCGCCCTGCCCAGCGTCGTGACGATCAAGGCCAGCGGCAGCCAGGAGTCCGGCACCGGCACCGGCTTCGTCTACGACACCCAGGGCCACATCCTCACCAACAACCACGTGGTCGCCCCCGCCGCCGACGGCGGCAAACTCACCGTGACCTTCTCCAACGGCAACACCTACGACGCCCAGGTCATCGGCCGCGCCCAGGGCTACGACGTCGCCGTCGTCAAACTGAAGAACCCCCACGGCGTGAAACTCACCCCCCTGCCGCTGGGCAACTCCGACAACGCCGCGGTCGGCGACGCCACCATCGCCATCGGCGCCCCCTTCGGCCTGTCCGGGACCGTCACCACCGGCATCGTCAGCGCCGTCCACCGCCCGGTCGCCTCCAGCGACGGCCAGGGCAGCACCTCCTCCTACATGAGCGCCATCCAGACCGACGCCTCCATCAACCCCGGCAACTCCGGCGGCCCCCTCCTCAACGCCAACGGCGCCGTCATCGGCATCAACTCCGCCATCCAGCCCGGCGGCGCCAGCGAACCCGGCGCCCAGGGCGGCAGCGTCGGCCTCGGCTTCGCCATCCCCATCAACCAGGCCAAACGCGTCGCCAACCAGCTCATCAAAACCGGCCGGCCGGTCTACCCCGTCATCGGCGTCAGCCTCGACACCCAGTACGAAGGCGACGGCGCGAAAATCGCCGACGACACCGCCACCGGCGTCACCCCCGGCGGCCCCGGCGCCCAGGCCGGCCTCAAACCCAACGACATCATCACCACGTTCGACAACACCCTCATCGACAGCGGCCAGACCCTCATCGGCGAAATCTGGCAGCACCAGCCCGGCGACAAGGTCAACCTCACCTACACCCGCAACGGCACCACCCACACCACCACCGTCACCCTCGGCAGCCGCACCGGCGACACCGACAACTAA
- a CDS encoding glycerophosphodiester phosphodiesterase family protein, with amino-acid sequence MTFASAVPDAYPTRRPVQVVAHRGASEDVPEHTLAAYRKAIEYGADALECDVRLTADGELVCVHDWRVNRTSNGRGAVSSLELADLAALDFGSWKGQHSDREAPELDRNGGSDEERNRVLTLHRLLELLVETDRRVELAIETKHPTRWAGQVEERLLELLRRFGLDRPPAGEDSRVRVMSFSSRSLRRIRLGAPELPTVYLMQYVSPRHRDGRLPAGVRIAGPGIRILRANPGYVARLHRAGHQVHVWTVDDPGDVELCLRLGVDAIITNRPRQVLDQLGR; translated from the coding sequence GTGACGTTCGCGAGCGCCGTCCCCGACGCGTACCCGACGCGACGACCGGTGCAGGTCGTCGCCCACCGGGGCGCCTCCGAAGACGTACCAGAACATACGCTCGCCGCCTACCGGAAAGCCATCGAGTACGGCGCTGACGCGCTGGAGTGCGATGTACGGCTGACCGCGGACGGCGAGCTGGTGTGCGTGCACGACTGGCGGGTGAACCGTACGTCCAACGGCCGCGGCGCCGTCTCCTCGCTCGAACTCGCCGACCTGGCCGCGCTGGACTTCGGTTCGTGGAAGGGCCAGCACAGCGACCGGGAGGCCCCCGAGCTGGACCGGAACGGCGGCTCCGACGAGGAACGCAACCGGGTCCTCACCCTCCACCGCCTGCTGGAACTCCTCGTCGAGACCGACCGCCGGGTCGAGCTGGCGATCGAGACCAAGCACCCCACCCGCTGGGCCGGCCAGGTCGAGGAACGGCTGCTGGAGCTGCTGCGCCGCTTCGGCCTGGACCGCCCGCCAGCCGGCGAGGACTCCCGGGTCCGGGTGATGAGCTTCTCCTCGCGCTCCCTGCGCCGGATCCGGCTGGGCGCGCCGGAGCTGCCGACCGTCTACCTGATGCAGTACGTGTCCCCGCGCCACCGCGACGGCCGGCTGCCGGCCGGGGTACGGATCGCCGGGCCCGGCATCCGGATCCTGCGGGCCAACCCGGGGTACGTGGCGCGTCTGCACCGCGCCGGGCACCAGGTGCACGTGTGGACGGTGGACGACCCCGGCGACGTCGAGCTGTGCCTGCGGCTCGGGGTGGACGCGATCATCACCAACCGGCCCCGGCAGGTGCTGGACCAGCTGGGCCGCTGA
- a CDS encoding ATP-binding protein, protein MVAQEVPTSTTMALPHGPTGVADARRRLRTDLYAQDVPEPVIDDAVLILSELLSNSCRHARPLGSGDDVSYGEPRHPRGRSGRDFRGEDGRSGRGSRGDGKAGPAGAQAPADPLRPDECADRAGIRAAWSIGEDGLLLLEVTDGGGPTRPRPASPSLTAHGGRGLGIVGSLTQRWGVRDAPGEVTVWALLPVRGRHARRDDVKGTGIGLPIGVPLELPLDLAESLDDLA, encoded by the coding sequence ATGGTGGCGCAAGAGGTGCCGACGTCCACGACCATGGCCCTGCCCCATGGTCCGACGGGCGTCGCTGATGCACGCAGAAGACTGAGAACGGATCTGTACGCGCAGGACGTACCGGAACCGGTGATCGACGACGCCGTCCTGATCCTTTCCGAGCTGCTGAGCAACTCCTGCCGGCACGCGCGCCCGCTGGGCTCCGGCGACGACGTCTCCTACGGGGAGCCGCGGCATCCCCGGGGCCGCTCGGGCCGCGACTTCCGCGGGGAGGACGGCAGAAGCGGCCGGGGCAGCCGTGGTGACGGAAAAGCCGGTCCGGCGGGCGCCCAGGCGCCCGCCGATCCTTTGCGGCCGGACGAGTGCGCCGACCGGGCGGGCATACGGGCCGCGTGGTCGATCGGCGAGGACGGGCTGCTGCTCCTGGAGGTCACCGACGGCGGCGGGCCCACCAGGCCGCGGCCGGCCAGCCCTTCGCTGACCGCGCACGGCGGTCGCGGGCTCGGCATCGTCGGCAGCCTCACGCAGCGCTGGGGCGTGCGGGACGCACCCGGTGAGGTGACGGTGTGGGCGCTGCTGCCGGTGCGGGGCCGCCACGCCCGGCGGGACGACGTGAAGGGGACCGGCATCGGTCTGCCCATCGGCGTACCGCTGGAGCTTCCGCTGGACCTGGCGGAGTCGCTGGACGACCTCGCCTGA
- a CDS encoding DUF5926 family protein → MAKKRATATKSTSPRAASDAAVPVVGAREPCPCGSGRRYKACHGRAAAHAVTELVRRPFEGLPGECDWVALRELVPAATVPLTLRDPLPEGVPSVTLGTVLPMAWPGLRRDTGAVLLGLQNDAASGDVSRDLADTLTRALTAEPGNPVEGRRPDPDGPRLQDLLDLTAPFVPEVHTGFAFWLEDAEAATGEVAASLEQANQAAIPTVRLTGVDAAYWCETPEKNHLRWVMPHPEEALLDALARLHTAGASSLGEGTRLVGSFRAHGLVVPVWDLPAGMTADEVEKPAAAFGERLTETLARTGPLTADERKARSGFTNRQITLS, encoded by the coding sequence ATGGCCAAGAAGCGCGCGACCGCCACCAAGAGCACGAGCCCCAGGGCCGCATCGGACGCAGCCGTGCCGGTTGTCGGGGCACGCGAGCCCTGCCCGTGCGGCTCCGGCCGCCGGTACAAGGCGTGCCACGGCCGGGCGGCGGCGCACGCCGTCACCGAGCTGGTCCGCCGCCCGTTCGAGGGACTGCCCGGCGAGTGCGACTGGGTGGCCCTGCGCGAACTCGTGCCGGCCGCGACCGTACCGCTCACCTTGAGGGACCCGCTGCCCGAAGGGGTGCCGTCGGTGACGCTCGGCACGGTGCTCCCGATGGCGTGGCCGGGGCTGCGCCGCGACACCGGCGCGGTCCTGCTGGGTCTGCAGAACGACGCGGCCTCCGGCGATGTGAGCCGTGACCTGGCCGACACCCTCACCCGCGCGCTGACCGCGGAGCCCGGCAACCCGGTCGAGGGCCGCCGGCCCGACCCGGACGGTCCGCGGCTGCAGGACCTGCTCGACCTGACCGCGCCCTTCGTGCCGGAGGTGCACACCGGCTTCGCGTTCTGGCTGGAGGACGCCGAGGCGGCGACCGGCGAGGTGGCCGCGTCCCTGGAGCAGGCGAACCAGGCGGCGATCCCGACCGTACGGCTGACCGGGGTGGACGCGGCCTACTGGTGCGAGACGCCGGAGAAGAACCACCTGCGCTGGGTGATGCCGCACCCGGAGGAGGCACTGCTGGACGCGCTGGCCCGGCTGCACACCGCGGGCGCGTCCTCGCTCGGGGAGGGTACGCGGCTGGTCGGCTCGTTCCGCGCGCACGGTCTGGTGGTGCCGGTGTGGGACCTGCCGGCCGGGATGACCGCGGACGAGGTGGAGAAGCCGGCCGCCGCCTTCGGCGAGCGGCTCACCGAGACGCTGGCCCGCACCGGGCCGCTGACCGCGGACGAGCGGAAGGCACGCAGCGGTTTCACCAACCGGCAGATCACGCTGAGCTGA
- a CDS encoding bifunctional DNA primase/polymerase has protein sequence MREILGRRRKLSLQRKGRTALLDAALTYATQWKWRVVPGVGHDGRGGRRAAGGQPCGCLRPNCPVPGAHPVNPGLLAATHDPRMVRWWWTSRPDAPVVLATGDQVSAASLPAAAGELALSAIEKLGFRAGPVVATPTRYVFLVAPYSLAELGELLDSQDWVPTSLRYHGDGGYVPLPAAVGTAAATAAGRPRWVREPVTGPDEAAPWLPRIETLVEALVRAGRTAPDGDRLTY, from the coding sequence ATGCGCGAGATCCTCGGAAGGCGACGCAAGCTCTCACTCCAGCGAAAGGGGCGGACCGCGTTGCTCGACGCGGCGCTCACCTACGCCACGCAGTGGAAATGGCGCGTGGTGCCTGGTGTCGGTCACGACGGACGCGGCGGCCGGCGCGCCGCGGGCGGGCAGCCGTGCGGCTGTCTCCGCCCCAACTGCCCGGTGCCCGGCGCCCACCCGGTGAACCCCGGACTGCTCGCCGCGACGCACGACCCGCGGATGGTCCGCTGGTGGTGGACCAGCCGCCCGGACGCCCCTGTCGTGCTGGCCACCGGCGACCAGGTCTCCGCGGCGAGCCTGCCCGCGGCGGCCGGTGAACTGGCCCTGTCGGCCATCGAGAAGCTCGGCTTCCGGGCCGGCCCGGTGGTCGCCACCCCCACCCGCTATGTCTTCCTGGTGGCTCCCTACTCGCTCGCCGAACTCGGCGAACTCCTGGACAGCCAGGACTGGGTGCCGACCTCGTTGCGCTACCACGGCGACGGCGGGTACGTACCGCTGCCGGCGGCAGTGGGTACGGCCGCTGCGACGGCGGCCGGCCGGCCGCGCTGGGTGCGCGAACCGGTGACCGGTCCTGACGAGGCGGCGCCCTGGCTGCCGCGGATCGAGACGCTGGTGGAGGCGCTGGTACGGGCCGGGCGGACGGCGCCGGACGGGGACCGGCTGACGTACTGA